CGCTCCTAAAGTTTCTTCTAAATACACTAAAAAAGGATTGCAGGTTGGGAAAACCAACAAATTGAAGAAAGCAGTTGTTTCTCTTGCAGAAGGAGAGGTGATCGATATCTTCGCAGTATAAAAAGCAATACGCGATAAGCTTTAAGCAATTTGCTTGGGGCTTATTGCTTAAAGCATAGAGCTTAAAGCAAATTAATAATTATAAATAATAGTAATGTCTGTTAGAAAATTAAAACCTATCACCCCGGGACAGAGATTCAGAGTTGTAAACAACTTTGAGGAAATTACTACCAACAAGCCAGAGAAATCTCTGACCGTTGGTATTAAAAAGTCAGGTGGTCGTAACAACACTGGTAAAATGACCATGCGTTACACCGGCGGTGGACACAAACAAAAATACAGAATTATCGACTTCAAGAGAAACAAATTCAATGTTGAAGCTACGGTAAAAACTGTGGAATACGATCCGAACAGAACTGCGTTCATCGCTCTTTTAGAGTACGCAGACGGAGAGAAGAGATACATCATCGCTCCAAACGGAATCAAAGTAGACCAAAAAGTGATCTCTGCGGAAACTGCTGAACCTAACGTTGGTAACGCAATGAAGCTGAAGAACATTCCTTTAGGTACAGTAGTATCTTGCATCGAGCTTAGACCAGGCCAAGGCGCCATCATGGCAAGAAGCGCAGGATCTTCCGCTCAGTTAACTTCAAGAGACGGTAAATATGCAATCGTGAAATTGCCTTCAGGAGAATCAAGAATGATTCTTACTGAGTGTATGGCCATGATCGGATCTGTATCTAACGGCGATCACCAGCTTACTGTTTCTGGTAAAGCAGGTAGAAGCAGATGGTTAGGCAGAAGACCTAGAACAAGACCGGTCGTAATGAACCCAGTAGATCACCCAATGGGAGGTGGTGAAGGACGTTCATCTGGTGGTCACCCAAGATCTAGAAACGGTAAACCATCCAAAGGCTACAAAACAAGAAAGAAAAACAAGGCGTCTAACCGATTTATCGTATCTAAAAGAAAATAATCATGGCAAGATCACTTAAGAAAGGACCTTTCATTCATCATACTTTAGATAAGAAGGTTCAGGCAAATATAGAAGCCAATAAAAAGACAGTAATTAAAACTTGGTCCAGAGCATCAATGATCTCACCGGACTTCGTAGGACAAACCATCGCAGTACACAACGGGAAATCCTTTATCCCAGTATATGTGACAGAGAACATGGTAGGTCACAAGTTAGGCGAATTTTCTCCGACAAGATCTTTCAGAGGTCACGGTGGTAACAAAAATAAAGGAGGTAGATAATCATGGGATCAAGAAAAAGAGAAAGTGCGTTAGCACGTAAAATAGCAAACCAGGATGTGGCAAAATCGTTACATAATGACTGCCCGTCTTCTCCTAGAAAAATGAGATTAGTTGCTGATATCATCAGAGGAGTAGAAGTTGAAAAAGCCTTGTCAATCCTGAAATATTCGAAGAAAGACGCTTCTAACAAGTTAGAAAAAGTACTTCTTTCTGCAATGGCCAACTGGCAAACCAAAAACGAAGGCGCGGACATCGAAGAAGCGAACTTAATCGTAAAAGAAATCTATGTGGACAGCGCAAGACAACTGAAGAGACTGAGACCGGCTCCACAGGGACGTGGTCACAGAATCCGCAAGAGATCAAACCACATCACGCTAATTTTAGGTACTAAAGACAACAAATAATCAAGGTATGGGACAGAAGACAAATCCAATTGGTAACAGATTAGGTATCATCAGAGGATGGGATTCGAACTGGTTTGGTGGTAAAAACTACGGCGACAGAATCGCTGAAGACTACAAAATCAGAAGATACCTTGAGGCAAGATTATCTAAAGGTGGAATTTCAAGAATTTATATTGAAAGAACCCTGAAATTAGTTACAGTAACAATCACCACTGCAAGACCGGGACTTATCATCGGGAAAGGCGGCCAGGAGGTTGACAAACTGAAAGAAGAGTTGAAAAAGATCACTGATAAAGACATCCAGATCAATATCTTCGAGATCAAAAGACCAGAGCTTGACGCAGTATTAGTTGCAGACAGCATCGCAAAACAAATCGAAAACCGTATTTCCTACAGAAGAGCTGTGAAAATGGCCATTCAGTCTACCATGAGAATGGGTGCAGAAGGAATCAAAGTAATGATCAGCGGCCGTTTGAACGGAGCGGAGATGGCAAGAAGCGAGTCTTTCAAAGACGGAAGAATCCCATTGTCAACTTTCCGTGCAGATATCGATTATCATATCGGTGAAGCACTTACCCAATACGGTAAGCTTGGCGTGAAAGTGTGGATCATGAAAGGTGAAGTTTACGGTAAAAGAGAACTTTCCCCATTGGTTGGACAGCAGAAAAAAGCCCCCGCAGGAAGAGGCGACAGAAATGATCGTAATGACAGAGGAGAGCGTGGCGGAGACAGAAGACCAAGAAGAAACAATAACAATAATTAATCAGAAGTTAGAAACAAGAAATTAGAAATTAGAACTTCCGTTACAAGAACTGATTTAAAATTATCTAACATCTAACATCTAACATCTAACATCTAATAGATTATGTTACAACCAAGAAGAACCAAATTCCGTAAAGTTCACAAGATGAAGATGAAGGGAGTGGCCCAGAGAGGGAACCAACTCGCTTACGGAACTTTTGGGATCAAAGCAACAGAAGGAGCTTGGATCACTGCAAGACAGATTGAAGCTGCGCGTATCGCTGCTACAAGATATATGAAAAGAGAAGGTCAACTGTGGATCAAAATCTTCCCGGATAAGCCTATTA
This DNA window, taken from Chryseobacterium sp. 6424, encodes the following:
- the rplB gene encoding 50S ribosomal protein L2 yields the protein MSVRKLKPITPGQRFRVVNNFEEITTNKPEKSLTVGIKKSGGRNNTGKMTMRYTGGGHKQKYRIIDFKRNKFNVEATVKTVEYDPNRTAFIALLEYADGEKRYIIAPNGIKVDQKVISAETAEPNVGNAMKLKNIPLGTVVSCIELRPGQGAIMARSAGSSAQLTSRDGKYAIVKLPSGESRMILTECMAMIGSVSNGDHQLTVSGKAGRSRWLGRRPRTRPVVMNPVDHPMGGGEGRSSGGHPRSRNGKPSKGYKTRKKNKASNRFIVSKRK
- the rpsS gene encoding 30S ribosomal protein S19, which encodes MARSLKKGPFIHHTLDKKVQANIEANKKTVIKTWSRASMISPDFVGQTIAVHNGKSFIPVYVTENMVGHKLGEFSPTRSFRGHGGNKNKGGR
- the rpsC gene encoding 30S ribosomal protein S3 — its product is MGQKTNPIGNRLGIIRGWDSNWFGGKNYGDRIAEDYKIRRYLEARLSKGGISRIYIERTLKLVTVTITTARPGLIIGKGGQEVDKLKEELKKITDKDIQINIFEIKRPELDAVLVADSIAKQIENRISYRRAVKMAIQSTMRMGAEGIKVMISGRLNGAEMARSESFKDGRIPLSTFRADIDYHIGEALTQYGKLGVKVWIMKGEVYGKRELSPLVGQQKKAPAGRGDRNDRNDRGERGGDRRPRRNNNNN
- the rplV gene encoding 50S ribosomal protein L22; its protein translation is MGSRKRESALARKIANQDVAKSLHNDCPSSPRKMRLVADIIRGVEVEKALSILKYSKKDASNKLEKVLLSAMANWQTKNEGADIEEANLIVKEIYVDSARQLKRLRPAPQGRGHRIRKRSNHITLILGTKDNK
- the rplP gene encoding 50S ribosomal protein L16; this translates as MLQPRRTKFRKVHKMKMKGVAQRGNQLAYGTFGIKATEGAWITARQIEAARIAATRYMKREGQLWIKIFPDKPITKKPAEVRMGKGKGAVEYWVSVVKPGKIMFEVGGVPYEVAKEALRLAAQKLPVVTKFVVANDFVQPQ